The following are encoded together in the Penicillium digitatum chromosome 3, complete sequence genome:
- a CDS encoding Arsenical pump membrane protein, ArsB: MVFFLTLAYIAISIDASGLIRYLAFKVLQKAGKVGHRLFFYLFVFFFGLGSFIGNDPIILSGTAFLAYMTRVSSNIVHPRAWIHSQFAIANIASAILVSSNPTNLVLAGAFKIKFIVYTANMIVPVLVTAIILFPFLLYIIFADESLIPFSITMHELSEAQKKKAPVNPNIPHARGTTEEQEEADDKEGKQLSLEEIMNPFLDKKGASFGGFIMAATLITLLAINASGKEHPVFWVTLPAAFVMFCWDLVFGWLHRHETREIAAKGRRDIEDARTERVTRKRDEQQALAEKVHPETLGLHQSETYDGSDLHRRNERRDDDVPLEGTKSDIACKNPYPECGIQSSNSVVIDKGKFPELQPRRVVATNSKNRARATSPGALDSRQTTETMILDEKRGFPDRQDNVPRSLVSLAGDVYGWSQETFPTVTVVVSHMPFALVPFAFSMFILVQALVTKGWVPVFAYGWDHWVGKTGTIGSIGGMGFLSVILCNFAGTNIGTTILLSRVIQAWQKIHQISGIPISDRTWWATIYSMALGVNYGAFSTAFSASLAGLLWRDILARKHIRVGSLEFARVNLPIIAISMVVGCAVLAGEVYIVRSGDPHVLT, translated from the exons ATGGTCTTCTTCCTCACCCTCGCCTACATCGCCATCTCAATTGACGCCTCTGGCCTCATCCGATACCTGGCCTTCAAGGTCCTTCAAAAGGCAGGCAAGGTCGGCCACCGACTATTCTTCTACCTgtttgtcttctttttcggtCTCGGTAGCTTCATCGGAAACGACCCGATTATCCTATCTGGTACAGCATTCCTCGCATACATGACCCGTGTGTCAAGCAATATCGTCCACCCCAGAGCCTGGATCCACAGCCAATTTGCCATAGCTAATATCGCCTCCGCAATTCTTGTCTCCTCCAACCCCACCAACTTGGTCCTAGCTGGCGCCTTTAAGATCAAGTTCATTGTCTACACCGCAAACATGATCGTTCCAGTCCTGGTAACGGCAATCATTCTTTTCCCGTTCCTGCTCTACATCATTTTTGCCGACGAATCCCTCATTCCTTTCTCCATCACAATGCATGAGCTCTCTGAGgcccagaagaagaaagcacCCGTAAACCCCAACATCCCTCATGCCAGAGGAACAACTGAAGAGCAAGAGGAAGCCGACGATAAGGAGGGAAAGCAACTATCCCTAGAAGAGATCATGAACCCATTCTTAGACAAGAAGGGTGCATCTTTCGGGGGGTTCATCATGGCCGCCACGCTCATCACCCTCCTGGCAATCAATGCATCAGGCAAAGAGCATCCCGTTTTTTGGGTTACATTGCCCGCTGCCTTTGTGATGTTCTGCTGGGATCTCGTATTTGGATGGCTCCATCGCCACGAAACCCGTGAAATTGCCGCGAAGGGTCGACGGGATATTGAAGATGCACGGACAGAGCGAGTAACGCGTAAGCGAGATGAGCAGCAAGCGCTCGCAGAAAAAGTGCATCCAGAGACTTTGGGGTTACACCAGTCTGAGACATACGATGGCTCAGACCTGCACCGCCGCAATGAGCGTAGAGATGATGATGTCCCGCTTGAGGGCACCAAGAGTGATATCGCCTGCAAAAATCCCTACCCAGAATGCGGAATTCAATCTTCCAACTCCGTGGTCATCGACAAGGGAAAGTTCCCGGAACTACAGCCACGCCGTGTTGTTGCAACGAACAGCAAAAATCGAGCTCGCGCAACTTCTCCCGGGGCCCTAGACTCGAGACAAACCACCGAGACGATGATACTGGACGAGAAGCGGGGATTTCCGGACCGTCAGGACAACGTCCCACGCTCGTTGGTCTCGCTCGCTGGCGATGTCTATGGCTGGTCGCAGGAGACATTCCCCACCGTGACGGTCGTAGTATCCCACATGCCTTTCGCACTGGTCCCCTTCGCTTTCTCGATGTTTATCCTGGTGCAGGCACTTGTCACCAAGGGCTGGGTGCCGGTGTTCGCGTACGGATGGGACCACTGGGTAGGAAAGACCGGGACAATAGGCAGCATCGGTGGAATGGGATTCCTGTCTGTGATTCTGTGCAAT TTCGCCGGCACAAACATTGGCACCACGATTCTCCTCTCGCGCGTAATCCAAGCATGGCAAAAAATCCACCAAATTAGCGGGATTCCCATCAGCGATCGCACATGGTGGGCCACTATCTATAGTATGGCACTTGGAGTGAATTATGGCGCGTTCAGCACGGCGTTTAGTGCTTCGCTGGCTGGGCTCCTGTGGCGGGATATCTTGGCGAGAAAGCACATCCGTGTCGGCAGTCTGGAATTTGCCCGCGTAAACCTTCCCATCATTGCTATCTCAATGGTGGTTGGATGTGCAGTTCTCGCTGGAGAAGTGTATATTGTCAGAAGCGGTGATCCTCACGTTTTGACTTGA
- a CDS encoding Transcription factor: MPAIPFFASFLEHAFVNRAVVSSPNVTEAASSSNLEVVCAWPVSGQYGPGTRVLYYVLIAACVVARKVEWIRNACLAAVLLFPAVAALHGIVLAVLHVDGAVDMDVYGAFQLCAIGILAAPATVRLSQTYFNNPGRNIIFLWTLLLLAGLVSLIVEFMRLSPTICPGDDPASIFWASTGGAKEGLFQYGSNCSMACTPGNGPVSPLRLDAANNVYVIPVPHELSFNTTTLIAAACCIPAILSLMFMWIKVLDDNWEKFAKGKPKQKPDELIQGTNGATINHMTRIANKISKWLALIEIPVFAAAVLAILVKGEMNFWSTPMRYQTEPIQSIGKQQVSLVSCWLLNNAHFTKSLTDRSSGQWAPIVGTALAVLGSLYMLLSEDMEAAGKEDGHQEVNLAGNDLSDECAVLDTGSSVRRDPRTSAERPNPDLEMTPVHYPTTNQNITTQPDLGRRKVARFFNAASALMTTKAHNQIVKTGFKPEAKTTYPETPGERYKNSDLQKQIDKYKRSSKPDTRSRIGSSSGFVDNGEGSSRRPRSPTRHSVPAPAVSRPKSRQIHSNSLPSRGLGFFEESTLKCPPASASAGWQQQLNPFDSTPILRSRAPSISETSPKASSPGLQIPSEIVVSAHERK; the protein is encoded by the exons ATGCCAGCAATTCCCTTTTTTGCCTCCTTCCTAGAGCATGCCTTTGTGAATCGAGCTGTTGTATCGTCCCCTAACGTGACAGAGGCTGCAAGTTCCTCAAATCTTGAAGTGGTTTGCGCCTGGCCGGTTTCCGGTCAATATGGTCCGGGGACCCGAGTCTT ATATTATGTCTTGATTGCAGCTTGTGTGGTCGCTCGCAAAGTAGAATGGATTCGGAACGCTTGTCTGGCCGCTGTGTTACTTTTCCCCGCTGTCGCGGCTCTTCACGGGATTGTGCTCGCTGTGCTTCACGTTGATG GCGCTGTCGATATGGATGTCTATGGAGCATTCCAGCTGTGTGCTATCGGCATCTTAGCCGCCCCAGCAACCGTCAGGCTCTCACAAACCTACTTCAACAACCCCGGGCGGAATATTATCTTTCTGTGGACATTACTTCTACTAGCTGGGTTAGTAAGCCTGATTGTGGAGTTTATGCGCCTCAGCCCTACCATTTGCCCCGGTGACGACCCGGCAAGCATTTTCTGGGCCTCAACGGGGGGCGCAAAAGAGGGCCTGTTTCAATATGGCTCCAACTGTAGCATGGCCTGTACCCCGGGGAATGGGCCCGTCTCACCGTTGCGACTTGACGCAGCCAACAACGTCTATGTGATTCCAGTGCCTCATGAGCTGTCGTTCAATACTACCACGCTCATTGCGGCTGCATGCTGTATTCCTGCTATCTTGTCATTGATGTTCATGTGGATCAAGGTTTTGGACGATAACTGGGAGAAGTTCGCAAAAGGAAAGCCTAAGCAGAAACCAGACGAACTTATTCAGGGAACTAACGGAGCTACCATCAACCACATGACTAGGATTGCCAATAAGATCAGCAAATGGTTAGCTCTCATTGAGATCCCGGTATTTGCTGCAGCAGTGTTGGCAATTCTCGTCAAGGGTGAAATGAATTTCTGGAGCACGCCAATGAGGTATCAAACAGAGCCCATACAAAGTATTGGTAAGCAACAGGTGTCCCTTGTCTCATGCTGGCTATTGAATAACGCACATTTCACCAAGTCATTAACCGATCGATCCTCAGGTCAATGGGCGCCAATCGTTGGTACGGCACTTGCCGTGTTGGGATCACTGTATATGCTTCTCTCTGAGGATATGGAAGCCGCTGGAAAAGAAGATGGGCATCAAGAAGTAAATCTTGCGGGAAACGATCTAAGTGACGAGTGTGCTGTCTTAGATACCGGCAGCAGTGTTCGGCGAGACCCTAGAACAAGTGCTGAGAGACCGAATCCCGATCTGGAAATGACACCCGTCCACTACCCTACTACCAACCAAAACATTACCACCCAGCCCGATCTAGGAAGACGAAAGGTTGCCCGCTTCTTTAATGCAGCAAGTGCCTTAATGACCACCAAAGCCCATAACCAAATCGTGAAAACGGGATTTAAACCCGAGGCGAAAACAACTTACCCAGAGACCCCAGGAGAGAGATACAAAAACTCAGATCTCCAAAAACAAATCGACAAGTACAAAAGGTCATCTAAACCCGATACCCGATCACGAATTGGAAGCAGCAGTGGCTTCGTGGACAATGGTGAAGGCAGCTCAAGGAGACCACGGAGTCCAACGCGGCATTCAGTGCCTGCCCCAGCTGTTTCACGGCCAAAGTCCCGTCAAATTCACTCGAATTCGCTTCCAAGCAGAGGATTAGGATTCTTTGAAGAATCAACCTTGAAGTGTCCTCCTGCGTCCGCGTCTGCGGGGTGGCAACAACAGTTGAACCCGTTCGATTCAACGCCAATCTTACGAAGTAGAGCACCATCTATTTCCGAGACCAGCCCCAAAGCTTCATCGCCCGGGCTTCAGATTCCGTCGGAGATAGTGGTCTCCGCCCATGAACGTAAATGA
- a CDS encoding Acid sphingomyelinase, putative, translating to MRLSTLLLVFGLSASPRGVQAETQVEESIASIWDDFKNAVDCGACQVLLGGIKVAAGLGENFLIEVFIGLCKISRVEDPDVCTGVIEKEGPALHDAFKALHLNSDASKTLCASLVGLCKHPAVSPWTWTFPSPKPTTARPPPSGKTPLKVVHFSDTHVDLLYEPGSSYECSKPICCRTWSDKYAPGNTEHPCGLFGNTKCDPPQILQDSLHSAIADINPAFSVYTGDVVAHDIWLVDEAEALKGLNATYSAMEKDIGTVYAAIGNHDTAPLNLFPPDSLSEANPQWTYEALAEDWYGLTGVPSVKSADQFASYSAVHPNSNLRIISYNSIFYYIYNFYMYQEPMEKDPRGQFEWLIQELQAAEDAGQRAWLISHIPSGVPDHFRDHSDYFDQIVQRYETTIAGLFYGHTHRDGFQIAYSNYNNRDWDTATAMGYVAPAVTPTEGSPSFRVYEIDPVTFGVLDYTQYIANISDPSFQTKPKWVPYYSAKADYGSKIIPPLTDPKAEISPAFWHNVTVAMERDPTVFQDYWARRVRGFEVESCNDDCMKNEICLLRTANAQYNCDEPKAFDYSRRDKKEGGILLEREPRIDCDHVGMATLISKIAYRAKFERRKELEA from the exons ATGAGACTCAGCACCTTGCTGCTGGTGTTTGGGCTTTCGGCGTCTCCCCGGGGGGTACAAGCCGAGACTCAAGTTGAGGAGTCCATCGCTTCCATCTGGGACGACTTCAAAAATGCGGTGGACTGCGGGGCTTGCCAG GTTCTCCTCGGTGGTATCAAAGTTGCCGCGGGGCTTGGTGAGAATTTCCTGATCGAAGTGTTCATCGGGCTGTGCAAAATCAGCAGG GTCGAAGACCCAGATGTCTGCACTGGCGTCATTGAAAAAGAAGGACCTGCGCTTCATGATGCTTTCAAAGCTTTACATCTTAACTCCGATGCCTCCAAGACACTTTGCGCTAGTTTGGTCGGGCTCTGCAAGCACCCTGCTGTTAGTCCCTGGACTTGGACATTCCCTTCACCCAAGCCAACGACTGCGAGACCGCCACCCAGTGGCAAGACACCGCTCAAGGTTGTCCACTTCAGTGATACTCATGTGGATCTCCTCTACGAGCCTGGGTCCAGCTACGAATGCTCCAAGCCTATCTGTTGTAGAACTTGGTCGGATAAGTACGCACCGGGGAACACAGAACACCCATGTGGACTATTTGGAAATACAAAGTGTGACCCGCCACAAATACTGCAAGACAGTTTGCATTCTGCTATCGCAGACATCAATCCAGCGTTTTCTGTTTACACCGGTGATGTGGTGGCTCATGATATCTGGTTGGTTGACGAGGCTGAAGCGTTGAAAGGTCTCAATGCCACATACAGTGCAATGGAAAAAGACATCGGCACGGTGTACGCTGCCATAGGAAACCATGACACCGCACCACTCAATCTCTTTCCTCCGGATTCTTTGAGTGAAGCCAATCCCCAATGGACGTATGAGGCTCTTGCAGAAGATTGGTACGGACTCACGGGCGTTCCTTCCGTGAAATCTGCAGATCAATTTGCCTCGTACTCAGCCGTCCACCCCAACAGCAATCTGCGCATCATTTCCTACAACAGCATCTTCTACTACATATACAATTTCTACATGTATCAGGAACCTATGGAGAAAGACCCACGCGGTCAATTTGAATGGCTTATCCAGGAGCTGCAGGCCGCCGAGGATGCAGGCCAACGCGCATGGCTAATCTCTCACATCCCATCCGGTGTACCTGATCACTTTCGCGACCACTCCGACTACTTTGACCAGATTGTGCAGCGGTACGAGACCACTATTGCGGGACTTTTCTATGGCCATACGCACCGGGATGGGTTCCAGATCGCATACTCCAACTACAACAACCGAGACTGGGACACAGCCACTGCCATGGGTTATGTGGCTCCAGCGGTGACGCCAACGGAGGGCTCACCCTCTTTCCGCGTCTACGAGATTGATCCAGTCACCTTCGGCGTCCTAGACTATACTCAGTATATTGCCAACATCAGCGACCCATCCTTCCAGACGAAGCCAAAATGGGTGCCTTACTACTCCGCCAAAGCAGACTATGGATCCAAGATCATTCCTCCGCTCACTGATCCCAAAGCTGAGATTAGTCCGGCTTTCTGGCACAATGTCACTGTCGCCATGGAACGCGACCCGACCGTTTTCCAAGATTACTGGGCGAGACGTGTCCGCGGGTTCGAAGTCGAGAGCTGCAATGACGACTGCATGAAAAACGAGATTTGCCTTCTTCGTACCGCTAATGCACAATACAACTGTGATGAGCCGAAGGCTTTCGACTACTCAAGGCGCGATAAGAAGGAGGGTGGTATCTTGTTGGAAAGGGAGCCTCGCATTGACTGCGATCATGTTGGAATGGCAACCTTAATCTCAAAGATAGCATATCGGGCCAAATTTGAGCGAAGAAAGGAGCTTGAGGCGTGA
- a CDS encoding Reverse transcriptase, putative, with the protein MLAKAGVSLQALRGLTGSTWGASLSAMRAIYQAVMIPQMLFGAAAWHSPLTSTLRERSYVKQFANIQSRAACLMSGAFKTTAREALDIELHLLPMQQQLDRLVQLAAIRIRTGPAYAVPKTMLVERGHMQKQRGGYTPMEAQTWKKGGCLTTPLGPLASTWESRKAYIQAPWTKPPRVYIEERERAINTHKRTTEQLYAPARLYTDGSGYQGGIGAAVYPAYPYRRNEARLCNMGTDDDATVYAAELRAIEMALEVIKERFNDDNEWRDCLAKSGVVIFTDNQATLRAIQNPRMPSGQVYLEGCLRLLEWCNDKIQVELRWVPAHEGIPGNEAADMYAKEAATTTETNIHDTNANANTNANTNDNTNVNTNVNHNRSIRLAAAASKSVKRESTIAWEKAWTKGGSKRTARRTRRMIEVPSKSNLTYWKGLRKATTSVLIQLRTGIIGLAEYLSKIKRSDSPRCQCDLGNQSVKHVLLECPLLKELRSEMVEELFMEGVSTTLGEQAMLTEVKAAPIVAKFMIASGLLGQFQSVDSVAMGKEQGEEDSKPKPTQDTANVGETGNTSQWPGARSAEVTSHQRTWRTTHAADEDEEAWRHDPNLFVFDLPE; encoded by the coding sequence atgcttgctaaggccggcgtcagtttacaagcactaagaggactgactggctccacatggggagcatctctctccgctatgcgtgctatctaccaagcagtgatgatcccacagatgctcttcggagcagctgcctggcactcaccgctgaccagcacactaagagaacgaagctacgtgaaacaatttgcaaacatccagtcaagggcagcctgtttaatgagcggtgccttcaaaacaactgctagggaggcactggatattgaactgcatttgctacctatgcagcagcagcttgaccggctagtccagttggctgctattcgtatacgtacaggcccggcatacgcagtgccgaaaacaatgctagtggagagaggacacatgcaaaagcaaaggggggggtatacaccgatggaggcccaaacctggaagaagggtggctgcctcactacacccttggggccattggcgagtacttgggagagcaggaaggcatacatccaggcaccatggaccaagccaccaagggtatacattgaggagagagagcgagcaataaacacacacaagcgaaccaccgaacaactctatgcaccagcaaggctctataccgatgggagcgggtatcaaggcggcattggggccgcagtgtacccggcatacccatacaggcggaatgaagccaggctgtgtaatatggggaccgacgacgacgccactgtgtacgctgccgagctacgtgctatcgagatggcattggaagtcatcaaagaaaggttcaatgatgacaacgaatggcgggactgtctggctaagagtggagtggtcatctttacagataaccaggcgacgctcagagccatccaaaacccacgaatgccatctggccaggtatatcttgaaggatgtctccggctgttggaatggtgcaatgataaaatccaggtggaactacgctgggtccccgcacatgaaggcattccggggaatgaggctgcagacatgtatgcaaaagaagcagctaccaccaccgagaccaacattcatgataccaatgccaatgccaacaccaatgccaacaccaatgacaacaccaatgtcaacaccaatgtcaaccacaaccgatctatccggcttgccgccgcagcgagcaagagtgtgaagcgagaatcgacgatcgcgtgggagaaggcatggacaaagggaggatcaaagaggacagcgaggaggacgaggaggatgatcgaggtgccaagcaagtcaaatttgacttattggaagggcctgcggaaagcgacaacatcagttttgatccaactccgcacaggtatcatcggacttgctgaatatctgtccaaaatcaagcgaagcgactcaccgcgctgtcaatgtgacctgggaaaccagagtgtgaagcatgtcttgctggagtgcccgcttctgaaggaactgcggtcggagatggtggaggaattgtttatggagggggtgtcgacaacgcttggagaacaagcaatgttgacagaagtgaaggcagcgccgatcgtggcgaagttcatgatcgcatcgggactcttgggacagtttcagtcagtggactcggtcgccatgggtaaggagcagggggaggaggattcaaaaccgaaaccaacccaagacactgcgaatgttggagaaacagggaacacatcacagtggccgggcgccaggtccgccgaggtcacctcacaccaacgcacatggagaacaacgcacgctgccgatgaagacgaagaagcatggcgccatgacccgaacctattcgtgttcgacctgccggagtga